ACATCATCTACAATGCCATCGATGATATCAAGGCGGCTATGGAAGGGCTGCTCGAGCCCACGCTTAAAGAGAAGGTCCTCGGAAGGGCGGAGGTGCGGCAGACATTCCACGTGTCCAAGGTGGGCACCATTGCCGGCTCCTACGTGCTCGAGGGCACCATGACGAGACAGGCGGACGGCGTCCGGGTGCTCCGCGACAACGTGCTCGTGTACGAAGGGAAGCTCCACTCGCTCAAGCGGTTCAAGGACGATGTCCGCGAGGTGCAGGCCGGCTACGAGTGCGGACTCGGCGTGGAGAACTTCAATGATATCAAGGTCGGCGACGTCGTCGAAGCGTATGTCATGGAAAAGGTAGCGGCAAAACTGTAGAAGTGCGTCGTCGCGGCATCGTCCGGTTGACAGAGATCATGTTTATCGGTGTTTGTACTTTTGAACTGCATGTGCCCGACAGCGGCTCGCTCAAGACGAAGAGACAGTCGCTTCGCAGCCTGAAGGACAGGATCCGGAACAGGTTCAATGTCTCCGTTGCGGAAGTCGGAGACAACGACTTGTGGCAGAAAGCGTCCCTCGCAGTCGCGGCCGTGAGTAACGATAGATCCCACCTCAATCAGACGATGGACCATGTCATGAACCTGGTCCGCGCCGTTCCCGAACTGAGCCTCCTGGACTATCATATAGAGATTTTTTAAGAGAACAGAGCAGAAGGCAGAGCGCAGAGAACGGGCAAGCATCTGCGGCTTTTCGTCTGTCCTCTGGGTTTCGACCATTCCTATGTCAAAACCGTCATTTAAAAGAGCCGACCGGGTGGGCGATCAGGTCAAGCATGAGATCGCCGACATCCTGATGCGCAAGATCAAGGACCCGAGGATCGGTTTCGTCACCGTTACGGACGTTGACGTTGCCGACGACCTCAGGAACGCGACGGTCTACGTGAGCATTTACGGCAGCGATGCCGAAAAACAGGAATCACTCAAGGGATTGCGGAGCGCGGCAGCGTTCATCCGGTCGGAGTTGGGCAGGCGGATGAGGATGCGGTACGTGCCCGAGCTGTCGATCCGCTTCGACGCCACGGTGGAGCGCGGTGCGCATATCATGGAGCTCCTGCGCCAGATCGAGGAAAAAGAAAAGAAAGACCACGGGGATGAGTAGCGTGTCCGACATCGCAGCTGCGCTGCGACGCGCAAACAGCATACTCCTGTCGGTGCACAAGAGCCCCGATGGGGACGCGCTCGGTTCGCAGCTCGCGCTGAAACTCGCCCTCGAGAAGCTGGGAAAGTCGGTGACTGCCCAGAACATAGACCCCGTACCCGAGATCTACCGCTTCCTGCCGGCTTCGGAGACGATTCTGACGGGAGGCCGCATCGAGGGCAGGTACGATGCCATCGTAGTGCTTGATTGCGATCCGCCCCGCACGGGACTGTTCGACAGCGGGTGCCCGGCGGATGTGCTTATCAACATCGATCACCATGTTACGAATCCGGATGAGTGGATGCTGAGCCTGATCGATCCCCACGCTGCAGCCACGGGAGAAATGGTCCATGCGGTCATTGTGGAGCTCGGCGTTCCGATCGATCGCGACATGGCCCTCTGCCTGTATACGTCTATCTTCACGGATACCGGGTCATTCCGGTATACGAATACGAGCGCCAAGAGCATGCGCATCGCCGCGGACATGATTGAAGCGGGTGCCGATCCGTGGCTGGTGACCGAGAATGTGTACGAGTCCTTCGCCTACCGCAGACTGAAGCTGCTCGGCACGGTCCTTGCCGGCATGGAGCGAAGCGAGGACGGCCGTATCGCCTGGGTTGTGGTCACCGAGGAGCTGTTCCGCTCGAACGGTGCGACGGCGGAAGACACGGAGAATTTCGTGAATTTCGTCCGTTCCACGAAGGGAGTGGAGGTAGCGGTCCTGTTCCGCCAGACTGCTGAGGCGCAATACAAGATAAGCCTGCGATCAAAAGGCCGCATTGACCTCTCGACGCTTGCCCGTGCGCTCGGCGGGGGGGGGCATGCGAACGCCGCCGGGGCCGTTTTGGACGGCACCCTTGGCGAGGTCCGGAAAACGGTCATCGATGAAGTTGCCGCCGCCATCAGTGCGCAGCTCGGCAGCGGGAACGCGGTTGAACATGGAAGGCATTCTTAACGTCCATAAACCGTCAGGCATCACCTCGCACGACGTGGTTCAGCGCGTGCGACGGATGCTCGGGGAGCGCCGCGTGGGCCACACGGGAACACTGGATCCTGCAGCAACGGGCGTTCTGGTGCTTTGCATCGGCAAGGCGACCCGGATCGCGCAGTACCTCGAGGCGGGCGAGAAGGAGTATCAGGCGGTCATGCGCCTGGGGGTGACGACGGATACCTTTGATGCGGACGGCCGCGTAGTCGAAACGCGAGGGTATGCGCCGCCGGATCGTTCGAGCCTGCTGCAGGCGCTGAAGGGTTTTGTCGGATCGGCCCTGCAGACGCCGCCGGCGTATTCCGCGGTAAAGGTGGGAGGAGTCCCGTCGTACAAGCTGGCGCGACAGGGGAAAGCACTGCCGCTCACTCCGCGGCAGGTGACCATTCGGGGCATCGAGCTTGTGGCCTACAACGATCCGCTCCTGACCGTCACGGTCACCTGTTCGAAGGGCGTCTATATCAGGACGCTCTGCTCGGACCTCGGCAAACAGCTGGGCATGGGAGCGCACCTGCTGAAGCTCGTCAGGACACGGTCAGGCGGTTTTCTGATCTCCGACGCGCTCACTCTTGACCAGCTTGACGGACTCTGCCGTGAGGGCGGGGCTGAGGCCGTGATTATTCCCATGGAAAGGGCGCTTTCGGATGTTCCGGCCCTCACGGTGAGCGATGATGATGCGGACAGGATCACGCACGGGAATGGGATTTCCCGGCCTGTAGCCTTCTCCGGGGAAGGCGTTCTGGTTCGCGTCCACGATCAGCCAGGCAGATTTCTGGCCCTGGCGAGGGTGCGGGGCGGAGAGATAAGGCCGGAGACCGTTTTTGCCTGAGGGAGCAGCGAGCGTGCATGGGGATTATTCTTTTCGCGGGTTCCAACAAAATGCTTTACAATACACGGAAAATATGATATTTTCCTGCTTTAAAACTCACGGAAAGGAGGGTACGGTTGAATGGATAAAGAACAGAAAACCAGTCTGATCAATACGTATCGCAGGCACGGCTCGGATACCGGTTCTCCGGAAGTGCAAATTGCGCTTCTGAGCGGCAGGATCAGCCATCTGACGGAGCACCTGCAGGCGCACAAGCAGGACCACCATTCACGGAGAGGTCTCCTGAAGATGGTCGGTCAGCGTCGGCGCCATCTGGATTATCTCAAAAAGAACGACCTGGAGCGGTACCGTCAGGTGATCGACCAGCTCGGCATACGCAAATAGCACAGGCAGCTATGGAAAAGTGAGGTTTCATGGTAACAACAGTAGAAACAGAAATAGGCGGCAGGCGGCTCGTTTTGGAAACGGGCCTGATGGCCAAGCAGGCGGGAGGCGCCGTCGTTGCTCGATATGGCGACACGGTCGTCCTGTCGACAGCGGTCGCGTCGAAGGTAGAGCGGGAGAATGTCGATTTCCTCCCGCTGACCGTCGACTATCAGGAGAAGGCATATGCCGCGGGAAGGATCCCCGGCGGATTCTTCAAACGCGAGGGGAGGCAGACCGAAAAAGAGATCCTGTCCTCGAGGCTCATCGACCGCCCGATCAGGCCGCTGTTCCCCGACGGGTATTATTTCGACACGCAGATCATCGCGTCGGTTCTGTCCATCGGTGATGAAAGCTCGACGGATCTTATGGGCATGATAGCCTCTTCGGCCGCTCTCGCCGTTTCCGACATTCCCTTCAAGGGTCCCATCGGCTCCGTGCGGGTCGGGTTTATTGACGGGAAGTTCGTCATCAACCCCGGCCTCAAGGAACTGGAGGCTTCGAACCTCAACCTCGTGGTTGCGGGCACGGCCGACGCCATCATGATGGTCGAAGGCGGTGCGAAGGAGCTTACTGAAGACCAGATGCTCGAGGCCCTGGAGACCGCACACCGCGAGATAAAAAAGATCGTAGCACTCCAGAATGAACTTGTTGCGAAGATCGGGAAACCGAAGCGGACCGTCAAGGTCGTGGCGATCGACAAGGAGCTTGCCAAGGAGGTCGTTGCGCTTGCGATGGATCGTTTGCTGACCGCCATCGTCATTCCGAACAAGCTGGAGCGTCAGAAGACCCTCGATGTCCTGCTCGACGAGATCAAGCAGAAACTGAAGAAGGAAGACGACCCCACGAGGAGCCGCCAGATATCGGCGATCTTCGTCGATCTGGAAAAGGATGAGGTCAGGAAGATCATCCTCGAAAAGAACATCCGGGCCGACGGCAGGATGCCGGATGAGATCAGACCGATCACCTCGGTGGTCGGGCTGCTTCCGCGGACCCACGGTTCGGCACTCTTTACCCGCGGAGAGACCCAGGCTCTCGTGGTCGCGACGCTCGGAACGTCCGAGGACGAACAGCGGATCGACTCGCTCGAGGGTGAATACTTCAAGACCTTCATGCTCCATTACAATTTCCCGCCCTTCAGCGTCGGCGAGACAAAACCGCTCCGCGGGCCGGGCAGGCGGGAGGTCGGCCACGGTGCGCTTGCGGAACGGGCGCTCAAAGCGATGGTCCCGACCAAGCTGGAGTTCCCCTATACGATCAGGATCGTGTCCGACATCCTCGAGTCCAACGGGTCTTCGTCGATGGCCACGGTTTGCGGCGGGACTCTGGCACTGATGGACGCCGGCGTGCCGATCAAGGCTCCGGTTGCCGGAATCGCGATGGGCCTGATCAAGGAGGCCGACAAGGTCGTCGTGCTCTCCGACATTCTGGGCCTCGAGGATCATCTCGGCGACATGGACTTCAAGGTAACCGGTACGAGCCAGGGGATCACCGCGCTCCAGATGGACATGAAGATCGAAGGCATCACCATCGACGTGATGCGCAGCGCGCTGCAGCAGGCAAGAGAGGGAAGGCTTCATATCCTCGGCAAGATGCTCGATACGCTTCCCGCTCCCCGCAAGAACCTGAACCCCTTTGCACCGAGAATCATCACGATGCAGATCAATCCCGACAAGATCAAGGATGTGATCGGGAGCGGGGGCAAGGTCATTCGCAGCATCGTGGAGCAGACGGGAGCCAAGATCGACATCGAGGACAGCGGCGTGATCAATATCGCGTCTTCGGACGAGGCCGCCGCAAACAAGGTAAAAGAGATCATCCGCGGCATTGTACAGGAAGCAGAGGTCGGGAAGCTGTATATGGGCAAGGTACGGAAGATCATGGACTTCGGAGCATTCGTCGAAATATTCCCGGGCACTGACGGTCTCCTTCACATATCTCAGATATCGGAAAAGAGGCTTGAAAAGGTGACCGACGAGCTGAAGGAAGGCGATGAAGTGCTCGTGAAGGTGCTCGAGATCGACCGGCAAGGGAAGATCCGGCTCTCACGGAAAGAAGCGATGCGGGAGAAGGCCAAAACGCACTAACAATATCTAACTCTGATTATGAACGCTATGGGAAAGGAAATAGGGGACTCGGCGAGACGACCTATTTCCTTTTTTTATTTCAGGTGAAACGCCGTGCACCGCATGAATGCGCGGCTGTCGTTTCGGGAGCGGTACAATTCAGGCCATCCTGCGCAGGACCCTGTACCGGTCCAGGGATGTTTTCGAAAAGACGGGGGCTGTCGTGCCGAAATATGATCTAGTCGTGGTCGGCGCCGGGCTGGGTGGACTTGCAGCAGCGGCGCTCGCCGCACGCATGAACAGAAGCGTGATCGTGCTCGAGCCCGGTGACACGGCCGGCGGCGCCCTGGCGCCGTACCGGAACAACGGCTTTCTGTTTTCACCCGGCCCCATCCTTTCCTTCGGGTTCGAACGGGGAGGCATATTTCAGCGGCTCAATGAGCGCCTGGGGATCGTCCAGAGTTCCTCGCTCCGGTCTCCCTGCTACCAGGTTGCCCTTCCTGACCGGCGCATCACCGTTTTTTCGGGGCAGACCGACACCCTTCGTGAGCTTGACCGCGAGTTCCCGCGCGAGAAAGACAGGATACGAAAATTTTACGAGACGCTGAGCAAACAGTCCGTACAGAATTCCAAAAGCCGGTTTTCATCCTTCATTTCCAGGAACAGGCGGGCCGCCCGGCTCATTCTGGGTTACGGGTTCAGCCGTGAATTCTGCGCATTCCTGGACATCCAATCCCGTTCCTTTTTCGGTGTGCCAGCCGGAAGCCTTTCCGTGGGCTCCCTGATCACCCTGTTTGACTCATCCCCCCTCTTGGTCCCGGGCGGATTCCAGAACATGATCGATCAGATGGTCAACGTGATACTCAAGAACGGCGGCGAGATAAAATACCAGGTGCCGACCGGCGATATCGGGATCAGCTCCCGATCGGTCACGACACCGCTGGGAGTGATCGATGCCAGAGCCGTTCTGCTGAATATGGAGCAGCAGCAGGCAGGACAGGCGCTGTTCATGGGTATCCGGGAAGAAGTTCTTCCCGTGGGGATGGTCGAGGAAGTGCTTTTCATCCCTGTCTATGAGCATCCTGAGCGCTTCATCCGTATTTCAGTGAGCTCCGGGGATGATGAAACCGCGGCGCCCCGTGGGATGCGGACGCTGACGGCTACGTTCCAGGACCGGGACGGAGCGGGGTCTGTCGCCGAGCGGATACAGCAGGTCAGTGATCTGATCCCCTTTCTAACGGAATTCACTGTGTTCACCGGCGAGTACCCACATGAGCGGAGAACCACACCCTTGCCCGGAACCCTGTCATTGAAATCGGTCCGTACCAAAGATCAATCAGGAATTCTGAACCGTACCCTGATCAAGGGGGTATTCGTTCTTTTCGACGGCCGCGGGGCACCCGCACAGTCCGTAGCAGCAGCGCAACTGTTCATGAAATATATCGAGTGATACTGCAGCGACCAGATTCAAAAGAGCGACAGCACCATCGTGAGGAATCGGGAAAGGCAGGGGAGGGTGAGATATGAATATCTCTAGCGGCTGTTCCGCTGTCAGGCGGCTGGTCCTCGCATTCTTCTGGGTCGCACTGGCATCCGGCACTGCGGGGACTGATTCAAATGCTGCAGAATTGCAACTGACCGTCAATGGCATTTATCTCCTTGCGCCACCAACCGATTATAAGGTGTTTGAAGAGCGTGTCATCGTCTATAGGAAAGCAGGGGCCGATACCCTGATCATCAGGCCCGTCACGGACAGGGGTGGCGTGAACCGGCAGCTGCTGGCGAAGGCCGTTTTTTTTGCACATCATGCAGGTATGAGGCTTTTCGTCGTTCTCCCGACGAGGAGCATGAGCGCACTGATCGAACAGCATCCGGACTGGGAGGATATGTACTATGATCCCCGCAGCGGCACCGTCGAGCCATCAGGCACCCTTGACCTGTTCAACCCCTATGTCACGGTTTACCTGTCGGACCTTTTCCGGGATATCGCCGGTTACTCCGTCGACGGCATCATCCTGGATGAAGATTTTAGCTACAGCGACACGGAAGGGATGAGCGACCTCGCATTGGACCGCTACCGGAAGAAATACGGGTCATCGCTTTCGGTACGATCGGCCTTTGGGATGCTGCCGGGAATCCGGGATCAGAAAACCCATTCGCTTGAGCTGTACGGGGAGGGTTTCTGGAACCTTGCTGAAATGAAAAAAAATGCGCTGCTGGTCCTTCTGAGGAACATCATGCAGGCTTCACGGGCCGTGAACAAACAGGTGACGTTCGGCATCGCGCTGCACGTCCCCGGATTATTCCTGAAAGACAGGGAACTGCTTGCCTGGTACGGTCACGACCTGGAGACGCTCAAAAAAATGGATATCAATTATTACTGGCTCGCCATACCACACCGCGAAGACAGGACACAGCAGGATAGCACTGATAAGATGGCCATTGAAACCGCTTCCCGCACGGTCATATCCTGGCTTGCACTCGTGAATGAGCCCGGAAGGATCATTATCGCAATCCAGACATTCTCGAGTTCGGGCAAGATCCTGCCCTTGAGCGAGATCGAAGAGGTTGCCATGCAGGTGAAGAAAACGGGAAATCCCGGCCTGGCTTTCATGGTCGAACAGGAAACCGAACTTCCTCCGGAATTGACCAGGAAGATTTTCCGGTATCACCCGGAGTGAGCAGGGAACAAAAAAGCCCCCGACATTTGCAGTCGGGGGCTCCATAACTTTCAGGGTATTTATACTTTTGCGAGCAGGTTCGCCTCTTCTTCCTGGAATTCCACGACGCCGTCTCTGAGCGTCACCATCACTTTGTGAACATCCTTGAACCTGCCTCTCAGGATATGCTCGGAGAGCGGGTCCGCGATGTATTTCTGGACCGCCCTTCTCATTGGTCGCGCACCATAGGTCGGCTGGTAGTTCTCCTGAATCAGCCACTCCTTGACATCCCGCGTAACAGTCAATTCGATGCTTCGGTCGCTCATCATCTGAATATTCAGCTCTCCCACCAGGATGTCGACGATTTTGATCAGGTGTTCCTGCGTCAGCGGATGGAAAACGACCACTTCATCGATCCGGTTCAGAAACTCGGGATTGAAGGCCCGCTTCAACTCGGATGTGACGTTGTCCTTCATTTTTTCATATTGCGTCGCAGAACTGTCCTTCTGGAACCCGAGGCTCGTGTCCTTGTCGATCATCCGCGCGCCGAGGTTCGACGTCATGATTATGACCGTGTTCCGGAAGTCCACCTTCCTGCCGAAACTGTCGGTCATGAAGCCGTCATCAAGTACCTGGAGCAACATGTTGAAGATGTCGGGATGGGCCTTTTCGATCTCATCAAAAAGGACCACCGAATAGGGCCTTCGGCGTATCTTTTCCGTCAACTGCCCGCCGTCGTCATATCCCACGTAGCCCGGAGGTGAACCGACCAGGCGCGAAGAACTGAACTTTTCCATATATTCGGACATGTCGACCCGGATCAGGGCGTCCTCGCTGTCGAACAGGAACGACGCAAGCGTCCGGGCGAGTTCGGTCTTTCCCACGCCCGTCGGTCCAAGGAAGATAAAGGACCCGATGGGTTGCTTCCGCGTTTTGAGACCGACTCGCGATCTCCGGATCGCCCGCGAAACGGCTTCAATGGCTGGATCCTGCCCGACAATCCGTTTGTGCAGTTCCTCCTCCATGCGGAGGAGACGGGAAACCTCTTTTTCCTCCAGCCGGGAGAGAGGAATGCCCGTGATGTGCGATACGACCGCCGCCACGTCCTCCTCACCCACGACGGGGACGTTCTTTTCCTGGTTGTCCTTCCAGTCCTTGTGGATGCCGTCCAGGGTCTCCCGCAGCCGGTCCTCTTCGTCGTGGATCGACTCTACCCGCACGTAGTCCTTGATGCGGGAGAAGAGGTTCTTTTCCTGCTCCAGCTTTTTGAGCTTTTTCTCTATCGACTTCATCTCGGCAGGATAGGTGTAGCGGTTGAGCTTAGCCTTGGCACCTGCTTCGTCGATGACGTCGATAGCCTTGTCCGGGAGATACCGGTCGGTGATATAGCGGTCGGACAGGCGCGATGCAGCCACGACCGCCTCGTCGGTGATCCTGATCTTGTGGTGCGACTCGTACCTGGGTCTAAGTCCCTTGATAATATTGATCGTTTCGTCAAGGCTCGGAGGTTGCACGTAGATGGGCTGGAACCGCCTCTTCAGGGCGCCGTCCTTCTCAATGTGTTTCCGGAACTCGTCCAGGGTCGTCGCACCGATGCACTGGATCTCGCCGCGGGACAGGGCGGGTTTGAGCATGCTCGAAGCGTCGATCGATCCCTCAGCCGCGCCTGCCCCGACCAGCGTGTGGAGCTCGTCGATGAACAGGATGATGTTGTCGGCCTGAACGATCTCCTTCATGACGATCTTGAGCCGCTCCTCGAACTGGCCGCGGTACTTGGTGCCCGCGATAAGAGCACCCAGATC
This Nitrospirota bacterium DNA region includes the following protein-coding sequences:
- a CDS encoding DUF503 domain-containing protein, with product MFIGVCTFELHVPDSGSLKTKRQSLRSLKDRIRNRFNVSVAEVGDNDLWQKASLAVAAVSNDRSHLNQTMDHVMNLVRAVPELSLLDYHIEIF
- the rbfA gene encoding 30S ribosome-binding factor RbfA, whose translation is MSKPSFKRADRVGDQVKHEIADILMRKIKDPRIGFVTVTDVDVADDLRNATVYVSIYGSDAEKQESLKGLRSAAAFIRSELGRRMRMRYVPELSIRFDATVERGAHIMELLRQIEEKEKKDHGDE
- a CDS encoding bifunctional oligoribonuclease/PAP phosphatase NrnA, with translation MSDIAAALRRANSILLSVHKSPDGDALGSQLALKLALEKLGKSVTAQNIDPVPEIYRFLPASETILTGGRIEGRYDAIVVLDCDPPRTGLFDSGCPADVLINIDHHVTNPDEWMLSLIDPHAAATGEMVHAVIVELGVPIDRDMALCLYTSIFTDTGSFRYTNTSAKSMRIAADMIEAGADPWLVTENVYESFAYRRLKLLGTVLAGMERSEDGRIAWVVVTEELFRSNGATAEDTENFVNFVRSTKGVEVAVLFRQTAEAQYKISLRSKGRIDLSTLARALGGGGHANAAGAVLDGTLGEVRKTVIDEVAAAISAQLGSGNAVEHGRHS
- the truB gene encoding tRNA pseudouridine(55) synthase TruB, which encodes MEGILNVHKPSGITSHDVVQRVRRMLGERRVGHTGTLDPAATGVLVLCIGKATRIAQYLEAGEKEYQAVMRLGVTTDTFDADGRVVETRGYAPPDRSSLLQALKGFVGSALQTPPAYSAVKVGGVPSYKLARQGKALPLTPRQVTIRGIELVAYNDPLLTVTVTCSKGVYIRTLCSDLGKQLGMGAHLLKLVRTRSGGFLISDALTLDQLDGLCREGGAEAVIIPMERALSDVPALTVSDDDADRITHGNGISRPVAFSGEGVLVRVHDQPGRFLALARVRGGEIRPETVFA
- the rpsO gene encoding 30S ribosomal protein S15, whose translation is MDKEQKTSLINTYRRHGSDTGSPEVQIALLSGRISHLTEHLQAHKQDHHSRRGLLKMVGQRRRHLDYLKKNDLERYRQVIDQLGIRK
- the pnp gene encoding polyribonucleotide nucleotidyltransferase gives rise to the protein MVTTVETEIGGRRLVLETGLMAKQAGGAVVARYGDTVVLSTAVASKVERENVDFLPLTVDYQEKAYAAGRIPGGFFKREGRQTEKEILSSRLIDRPIRPLFPDGYYFDTQIIASVLSIGDESSTDLMGMIASSAALAVSDIPFKGPIGSVRVGFIDGKFVINPGLKELEASNLNLVVAGTADAIMMVEGGAKELTEDQMLEALETAHREIKKIVALQNELVAKIGKPKRTVKVVAIDKELAKEVVALAMDRLLTAIVIPNKLERQKTLDVLLDEIKQKLKKEDDPTRSRQISAIFVDLEKDEVRKIILEKNIRADGRMPDEIRPITSVVGLLPRTHGSALFTRGETQALVVATLGTSEDEQRIDSLEGEYFKTFMLHYNFPPFSVGETKPLRGPGRREVGHGALAERALKAMVPTKLEFPYTIRIVSDILESNGSSSMATVCGGTLALMDAGVPIKAPVAGIAMGLIKEADKVVVLSDILGLEDHLGDMDFKVTGTSQGITALQMDMKIEGITIDVMRSALQQAREGRLHILGKMLDTLPAPRKNLNPFAPRIITMQINPDKIKDVIGSGGKVIRSIVEQTGAKIDIEDSGVINIASSDEAAANKVKEIIRGIVQEAEVGKLYMGKVRKIMDFGAFVEIFPGTDGLLHISQISEKRLEKVTDELKEGDEVLVKVLEIDRQGKIRLSRKEAMREKAKTH
- a CDS encoding NAD(P)-binding protein — encoded protein: MPKYDLVVVGAGLGGLAAAALAARMNRSVIVLEPGDTAGGALAPYRNNGFLFSPGPILSFGFERGGIFQRLNERLGIVQSSSLRSPCYQVALPDRRITVFSGQTDTLRELDREFPREKDRIRKFYETLSKQSVQNSKSRFSSFISRNRRAARLILGYGFSREFCAFLDIQSRSFFGVPAGSLSVGSLITLFDSSPLLVPGGFQNMIDQMVNVILKNGGEIKYQVPTGDIGISSRSVTTPLGVIDARAVLLNMEQQQAGQALFMGIREEVLPVGMVEEVLFIPVYEHPERFIRISVSSGDDETAAPRGMRTLTATFQDRDGAGSVAERIQQVSDLIPFLTEFTVFTGEYPHERRTTPLPGTLSLKSVRTKDQSGILNRTLIKGVFVLFDGRGAPAQSVAAAQLFMKYIE
- a CDS encoding ATP-dependent Clp protease ATP-binding subunit; the protein is MMFEKFTERGRKVIVYAREEAERLQNDYLGTEHILLGTLREEDGIPVAVLRKMGIDVDQIRMEVERNLPSSGNTLTFGDIPFTPRAKKVLEYAVEEARLLGHNYIGSEHLLLGLIREEEGIGGKILRSFGVNLLGSRQLVINYLRRAATQVSAKKSPTPALDEFSRDLTLLAKSGKLDPVIGRDSEIDRVLQILSRRTKNNPVIIGEPGIGKTAIVEGLAQRIINADVPENILNRRVVSLDLGALIAGTKYRGQFEERLKIVMKEIVQADNIILFIDELHTLVGAGAAEGSIDASSMLKPALSRGEIQCIGATTLDEFRKHIEKDGALKRRFQPIYVQPPSLDETINIIKGLRPRYESHHKIRITDEAVVAASRLSDRYITDRYLPDKAIDVIDEAGAKAKLNRYTYPAEMKSIEKKLKKLEQEKNLFSRIKDYVRVESIHDEEDRLRETLDGIHKDWKDNQEKNVPVVGEEDVAAVVSHITGIPLSRLEEKEVSRLLRMEEELHKRIVGQDPAIEAVSRAIRRSRVGLKTRKQPIGSFIFLGPTGVGKTELARTLASFLFDSEDALIRVDMSEYMEKFSSSRLVGSPPGYVGYDDGGQLTEKIRRRPYSVVLFDEIEKAHPDIFNMLLQVLDDGFMTDSFGRKVDFRNTVIIMTSNLGARMIDKDTSLGFQKDSSATQYEKMKDNVTSELKRAFNPEFLNRIDEVVVFHPLTQEHLIKIVDILVGELNIQMMSDRSIELTVTRDVKEWLIQENYQPTYGARPMRRAVQKYIADPLSEHILRGRFKDVHKVMVTLRDGVVEFQEEEANLLAKV